The Kluyveromyces lactis strain NRRL Y-1140 chromosome D complete sequence genome has a window encoding:
- the NHA1 gene encoding Nha1p (similar to uniprot|Q99271 Saccharomyces cerevisiae YLR138W), with product MVWSQLEVTNAHVAYACVGVFSCVFSLVSLFFKERLYLGESSVAVLFGLIVGPHCLNWFNPTEWGNTDSITLEISRVVLCLQIFAVAVELPKKYMLKHWLSVTMLLVPVMTAGWLITGLFVWILIPGLSFSDSLLVAACVTATDPILAQSVVSGKFAQRVPGHLRNLLSAESGCNDGMAFPFIYLSLNLIFYKRDAAEITKDWICITILWECLFGCILGSVIGYTGRRAIRFAEEKKLIDRESFLAFYVFLALMCAGFGSMLGVDDLLTSFAAGTAFSWDGWFSTSTEESNVSTVIDLVLNLAYFVYFGAIIPWDQFNEASIGLSVWRPVLLAIAVIFLRRIPAVLTCKPVIPDIKSWREALFVGHFGPIGVGAIFAAILARSQLEAHVTGEETPLREIPPKGSEYWQLMAVIWPLVCFLVLTSIIVHGSSVAVFTLGRHLNTITLTKSFTVHTTNGNGLTSKWMDRLPGLEKEGRSYSIHRVDTMASDATKPLKKNDTVETSGIRAKPVGGMKRRGKKSKKRGLRHRGNGAEEKNSLEIEREIRQKEAQAAAFALSRDDESDLGAKSFTSLEDPNSLEKQQQTSLNSSEAGQEPPQRPVQSSGITPRPTFADEKIPFPSSQISGNSEAESGPRPGGSSESGSKTSEEFPLATDQANVAYQEGSRIILENRKGEVVDEAQLVPREDVLNDHAELSTTPTNHTINSLKRVLTPTRFRHSTLVDTDTSKKFYAYKYGTQLVIETDKGEIVRRYQINQHSSPTTESPTTTKPRSNSVVAKALSMVKLGKSSTSKQHPDSAQRPTSASSGSSLNSRQNFKNKVIARQLTPLPVVDHLSEEDDDDDNEDDDDYSDEENSENISSEEEDTSADDDEEEEDETEVERARRLTALGISTAPRHQDDEED from the coding sequence ATGGTATGGTCACAGCTAGAAGTTACTAATGCACACGTTGCTTATGCATGTGTCGGAGTGTTCTCCTGTGTGTTCTCGTTAGtatctttgttctttaaGGAGCGGTTATATCTCGGTGAGTCCAGTGTCGCCGTGCTGTTTGGTTTAATTGTGGGTCCGCACTGTTTGAACTGGTTTAACCCGACAGAATGGGGGAACACAGATAGTATAACTTTAGAGATATCTCGGGTAGTGTTAtgtcttcaaatctttgcGGTTGCTGTCGAGTTACCGAAAAAATATATGCTTAAACATTGGTTATCAGTCACAATGCTTTTGGTTCCGGTGATGACTGCAGGTTGGCTTATCACGGGTTTGTTTGTGTGGATTTTGATACCTGGATTGTCGTTTTCGGATAGTTTGCTTGTGGCTGCTTGTGTAACAGCAACGGATCCTATTTTGGCACAATCTGTCGTTTCAGGTAAATTTGCACAGAGGGTTCCAGGACATTTAAGAAATTTGCTATCTGCAGAATCTGGTTGTAATGATGGTATGGCGTTCCCATTCATTTATTTATCCTTaaatttgatcttttacAAGCGTGATGCTGCAGAAATTACTAAGGACTGGATTTGCATCACTATATTATGGGAATGTCTGTTTGGATGTATCCTAGGTTCCGTCATTGGTTATACTGGAAGAAGAGCCATTAGATTTGctgaagagaagaaattgattgatcGTGAATCGTTTTTGGCCTTTTACGTTTTCTTAGCATTGATGTGTGCTGGATTTGGTTCAATGTTGGGTGTAGACGATTTATTAACATCTTTCGCAGCAGGAACTGCATTTTCTTGGGATGGTTGGTTCTCAACTAGCACAGAGGAAAGTAACGTTTCCACAGTCATCGATCTAGTGTTGAATTTGGCTTATTTCGTTTATTTTGGTGCTATTATCCCTTGGGATCAATTCAACGAAGCATCGATCGGATTATCGGTATGGAGACCTGTGCTATTAGCCATTGCTGTCATCTTTCTACGTAGGATTCCAGCCGTTTTAACGTGTAAGCCAGTGATACCCGATATAAAGAGTTGGCGTGAAGCTCTGTTTGTTGGTCATTTCGGACCAATTGGTGTTGGTGCTATTTTTGCTGCTATATTGGCCAGGTCTCAGCTAGAGGCTCATGTTACCGGTGAAGAGACCCCACTAAGAGAAATTCCTCCTAAGGGAAGTGAGTACTGGCAGTTAATGGCCGTTATTTGGCCCTTGGTTTGCTTCTTAGTGTTGACATCAATTATCGTTCATGGGTCCTCAGTTGCTGTGTTTACGCTCGGCCGTCATTTGAATACTATTACATTGACCAAATCTTTCACTGTCCATACAACAAACGGAAATGGTTTAACGTCAAAATGGATGGACAGATTACCTGGATTGGAAAAAGAGGGCAGGTCATATTCTATACACCGTGTCGATACAATGGCATCTGATGCTACCAAACCACTTAAAAAGAACGACACTGTAGAAACAAGTGGAATCCGTGCTAAACCTGTTGGTGGTATGAAACGTCGCGGTAAAAAGTCTAAAAAGAGAGGATTAAGACATCGTGGAAATGGAGCTGAAGAGAAGAATAGCCTAGAAATCGAAAGGGAAATTCGTCAAAAGGAAGCACAGGCAGCAGCTTTTGCACTTTCTAGagatgatgaaagtgaTTTAGGAGCAAAGTCATTCACCTCATTGGAGGATCCAAATTCCTTGGAAAAACAGCAAcaaacttctttgaatagTTCTGAGGCTGGGCAAGAACCGCCACAAAGACCTGTTCAATCTTCTGGAATTACACCAAGGCCCACATTTGCTGATGAAAAGATCCCATTCCCCAGCAGCCAAATTTCTGGCAATTCTGAAGCTGAATCTGGCCCAAGACCTGGAGGCAGTTCCGAAAGCGGATCTAAGACTAGCGAAGAATTTCCTCTTGCTACAGACCAGGCTAATGTCGCCTATCAAGAAGGTTCACGGattattcttgaaaacaGGAAAGGTGAGGTGGTCGATGAGGCCCAGCTTGTCCCTCGAGAAGACGTTCTTAATGATCATGCGGAATTGTCAACGACACCAACCAACCATACAAttaattcattgaaaagggTTCTTACTCCAACAAGATTCAGACATAGTACCCTTGTTGATACGGATACATCAAAAAAATTCTACGCTTACAAATACGGTACTCAGTTAGTTATAGAAACCGATAAGGGTGAAATTGTGAGACGTTACCAGATCAATCAGCATAGTTCCCCCACAACTGAGAGCCCTACCACTACCAAACCAAGAAGCAATAGTGTTGTCGCAAAGGCTCTTTCAATGGTGAAGCTGGGAAAATCCTCAACTTCCAAACAACATCCAGATTCTGCACAGAGGCCGACTTCTGCATCATCCGGATCATCTTTAAACTCTAGACAAAACTTTAAAAATAAGGTAATCGCTCGTCAATTAACTCCTTTACCTGTTGTAGACCATTTATcggaagaagatgatgacgatgacaACGAGGATGACGATGATTATTCGGACGAGGAAAATTCTGAGAATATATCATCAGAGGAGGAAGATACAAGTGCTGACgacgatgaagaggaagaagatgaaactgAAGTAGAAAGGGCGAGAAGGCTCACGGCTTTAGGTATTTCAACTGCACCAAGACATCAggacgatgaagaagattaa
- the SSY1 gene encoding Ssy1p (similar to uniprot|Q03770 Saccharomyces cerevisiae YDR160W SSY1 Component of the SPS plasma membrane amino acid sensor system (Ssy1p-Ptr3p-Ssy5p) which senses external amino acid concentration and transmits intracellular signals that result in regulation of expression of amino acid permease genes): protein MDDDHPGGGLFPKHYNVDTYGNGTSEEVVSNADTTTEISDIESNGTDSIDSSILAEIMVEQCNTNEEAFKESLSSNKFYISQLYNNKTGRHKDDNGKSDFIRYNQRIEQEYKLRGKLERLLNSSTVRNKLNVLNPEGLYENYVGGDEVALNNSKYSSFQDVFNKIKMPRSIKKASYINRQRDLSFEMLTTHSGDTHIIDMENHGEWPIDHDHLGKSGTHKLESWISVSKCSNNNSGSRKQSKFIKKYNALKGSHHSVQRKLEARHIQMIASGSSLGVGLFLTSGKAFTIAGPFGALLGYVLCGSIVMASTLSFTELCALIPLTSGFSGLASRFVEDAFGFALGWLYWFSFIIAVPSQVVASTMLLNYYQSLNLSSGKIAGFVTLFLVFAIFINLCDVRIFGNFVYFVTIIKIIFTIVMIFVMIVLNSGGAALGHDRVGFRFWDAGKSAPGLFYGLFRPTFNLKDEGSEIISGISGAKGRLLAIFLSMLIAAFTYSGIEMTFVASCEVRNPKKALPSAMKKTLYIMLLIYTISIFVVGLNIYSGDPRLPRFYTYSQDSSNYNIMHNIGMNWQVSTHCQSTLLSSGSLLSDGNRSAWVIALRSFGRCTFASVLNGILIFYGATSGCSSLYGASHTLYSMAIQGKAPRICKACTSYGVPWIAVLVSGIFGVISYMAVDQSSLNNFQILANISSATICIIWAGMNVSFLRFFYALKIRPDIMSRDDPMFPYRSPFQPYLSYYGLFGSLVMIFFAGFTSFFHGFWNIKIFFSCYGGLVFFIVLYIGYKLFGTSKLQRLDQIDMDIGRIELDRTIWNQQTEYQGNWKERLSSLVTWKY, encoded by the coding sequence ATGGATGATGATCACCCCGGTGGTGGTCTATTTCCCAAACATTATAACGTGGATACCTATGGTAACGGAACCTCTGAAGAGGTAGTCTCTAATGCAGATACCACAACAGAAATATCGGACATTGAATCGAATGGGACGGACTCGATCGATTCATCTATCTTAGCTGAGATAATGGTCGAACAATGTAATACTAATGAAGAAGCCTTTAAGGAGAGTTTAAGCTCTAATAAATTTTATATTAGTCAACTCTACAACAATAAGACAGGACGACATAAAGATGACAACGGAAAAAGTGATTTTATTAGATACAATCAACGCATTGAACAGGAGTACAAGTTAAGGGGTAAGCTTGAAAGGTTACTTAATAGTTCAACCGTCAGGAATAAGTTAAATGTTTTGAATCCTGAGGGGTTATATGAAAATTATGTTGGAGGAGATGAGGTAGCGCTGAATAATTCGAAgtactcttcttttcaagatgTGTTTAATAAAATCAAGATGCCTCGTTCTATAAAAAAGGCAAGTTATATCAACCGCCAGCGTGATTTATCCTTTGAAATGCTAACTACACATTCTGGAGATACACATATTATCGACATGGAAAATCATGGTGAATGGCCCATAGACCACGACCATTTAGGAAAGTCAGGAACTCATAAACTTGAATCATGGATATCCGTCTCCAAATGCTCTAATAACAACTCTGGAAGCCGAAAACAGTCTAAATTCATTAAAAAATATAATGCTCTCAAAGGGTCCCATCATAGTGTTCAAAGAAAGCTAGAGGCAAGACATATACAAATGATTGCCTCTGGATCTTCGTTGGGAGTTGGTTTATTTCTTACTTCAGGAAAAGCGTTTACTATTGCAGGCCCATTTGGAGCACTGCTCGGATATGTACTTTGTGGAAGTATTGTGATGGCATCAACACTTTCATTTACAGAACTATGTGCTCTAATTCCATTGACATCAGGATTTTCCGGACTCGCGTCTAGATTTGTAGAAGACGCGTTTGGATTTGCCTTGGGATGGCTTTATTGGTTTTCATTTATTATAGCAGTTCCAAGCCAAGTGGTGGCAAGTACTATGTTGTTAAATTATTATCAGTCTTTGAATTTAAGTTCTGGCAAAATTGCAGGCTTTGTCACTCTGTTTCTAGTGTTTgccattttcattaatcTATGCGATGTTCGAATATTTGGAAACTTTGTGTACTTCGTCACGATAATAAAGATAATATTCACCATTGTTATGATTTTCGTCATGATTGTGTTGAATTCAGGAGGTGCAGCTTTAGGGCATGATCGAGTAGGATTTAGATTTTGGGATGCTGGTAAATCAGCGCCGGGTTTATTCTACGGCTTGTTTCGTCCcactttcaatttgaagGATGAGGGAAGTGAGATAATAAGTGGTATATCGGGTGCTAAAGGAAGGCTCCTTGCCATCTTTCTATCGATGTTGATAGCTGCATTTACTTACAGTGGAATAGAAATGACCTTCGTTGCTTCATGCGAAGTGAGGAATCCGAAGAAGGCACTTCCATCAgcaatgaagaaaactttATACATaatgttgttgatttaCACTATTTCGATTTTCGTCGTTGGCTTGAACATCTACTCCGGAGATCCAAGGCTTCCCCGATTTTACACGTATTCTCAAGATTCTTCGAATTACAACATCATGCATAATATTGGAATGAACTGGCAAGTGAGCACACACTGTCAATCAACATTACTGTCTTCAGGGTCTCTTTTAAGCGATGGCAATAGAAGTGCGTGGGTAATTGCATTGAGAAGTTTTGGTAGATGTACCTTTGCATCTGTACTCAATGGCATTCTAATTTTTTACGGTGCAACAAGCGGATGCTCATCGTTGTATGGGGCAAGCCACACCTTATATTCCATGGCTATTCAAGGGAAGGCACCAAGAATTTGCAAGGCCTGTACCTCCTACGGTGTTCCCTGGATTGCTGTCTTGGTTTCCGGAATTTTCGGTGTGATATCGTATATGGCAGTGGACCAATCCTCTTTAAacaattttcaaatccTCGCTAACATCTCAAGTGCTACCATCTGTATAATTTGGGCAGGAATGAATGTGTCATTTTTACGATTCTTTTACGCTTTGAAAATTCGACCCGATATTATGTCAAGGGATGATCCCATGTTCCCATACAGGTCGCCCTTCCAGCCATATCTCTCTTACTATGGGCTATTCGGATCCTTGGTAATGATATTCTTCGCAGGGTTTACCTCATTCTTCCATGGGTTCTGGAACATCAaaatctttttctcttgttATGGTGGATTAGTCTTCTTCATTGTCTTATACATAGGTTACAAATTATTTGGAACCTCCAAACTCCAACGGCTTGATCAGATAGATATGGATATAGGTCGTATTGAATTGGACAGAACTATCTGGAACCAACAGACAGAATACCAGGGGAATTGGAAGGAACGGCTTTCGAGCCTGGTCACGTGGAAATACTAA
- the SAC3 gene encoding Sac3p (similar to uniprot|P46674 Saccharomyces cerevisiae YDR159W SAC3 Nuclear pore-associated protein forms a complex with Thp1p that is involved in transcription and in mRNA export from the nucleus), translating to MLGSMFGGSSIPPSAAPFSMHDSSRSSSNHAEKRKFKRPNGKSSKTTSNNGSKGKLIKKMVPTLSQDQNEIIGTLFDGNPAILGFQQPTKPAERELPRYLIRQAPILKPVPIVQDEWDKKNQERMLQLEDNISDVTTLWETLKKMRDEEREVMEEKGLVDKADQAKDLTEAIIFQGTCQDMCPIFERARRSVENNVVRYEKANPSDKKVDRGKALKVFARPAAAAAPPLPSDVRPPHVLLGTLDYIVDEIVPLLPDCEAFLWDRMRSIRQDFTYQNYSGPEAIDCNERIVRIHLLILHQMAKTDITFSVQQELEQLHKAIITLCEIYDEVRDQGGQCPNEAEFRAYALLSKIRDPEYDKMAQDLPNDIFNDELMQLAITFRRILANSNHVERGVVVTENCMNLYDRFFQLIQSDKVPFLMSSFLQVYLNEIRFYAFKSLSLAVTRKGGNLPYQYFIEHFLFRDANDLETFCRYYSIDFGDGKILLKSLTGTSHFLAETQPMRKNWVSCVEQKLQRNTTTALINNRKHNVDTIPSNKRSLLDNVSQLEESQLTQYNQNFAGTSGAKETLPISANRPFSFQTSTSLITEKNATANGNQPFMFGTPSQPKTDVKKAPNDVSLEGVKLGQAAPFGKTDEFVKKQALQQKLEEQKQKFNMQKQLDEKARLLNEKQGLEKQNEEKLRRQLELEKVQQAAIQRRNEIVNETSSNIFTTLMEQQLEKTIKNEIQKRQANALHIENLSRDLFRSFIHEQIYFVFLEVRADIFKKKIITMHVMKKWRSKFNKILKLKKIKQQKQEEALRLSKELGVGKRVHSLRSTTKKNKYLDANSTFEASSFIKSGTMNYSTPLHLEENHFTTPVRNNSNVWSPLDLKEVYFNELLSRLQGILKDSKLQSKDIKSQIDIVLYSKTWECISGQWLLSKFHLAKDSTYTIDSPILNAGFIRLTNDYKTDSFNNVNLVLFNSGVTDSDIFDLDMKLQKDGERLIEVICGVAFNTNYKFKLIIIYWESIENPKSTTEIKQLLKVHKILKRFGDIMYGIEVVKIVGSNPEALVANGLANAAHDFQFELTDRGLYNETRKRRSLLGVGMDTVREPSADIDEKMQLMLQQDKDKSISSIKEKSAYAYLKNHAMASPRARYKKLPVLLSESHKPKYKTPIPLANSRHSSITSADVSNPSHLVKKIKPSRTQIPPHNTSGNFGTPSQPRSLLNHTAVLTTPHLAGIGSHNASASSNVANISVHSDFTTPSATSAPPKPMARSFSISEHPTQPDHTKSKRMPRSVPGDIPPSIKELQNLIASVKRNLQDHQ from the coding sequence ATGTTAGGGTCAATGTTTGGGGGTTCCTCCATACCACCGTCTGCTGCACCCTTTAGTATGCATGATAGCTCTAGATCATCTAGTAATCATGCGGAGAAACGCAAATTTAAGAGGCCTAATGGTAAATCTAGCAAGACTACATCCAACAATGGCTCTAAGGGGAAGCtaataaagaaaatggtACCAACTTTGAGTCAGGatcaaaatgaaatcattgGCACACTTTTTGATGGAAATCCAGCGATACTTGGGTTTCAACAGCCGACAAAACCAGCCGAGAGAGAACTACCGAGATATCTCATAAGACAGGCACCCATCTTGAAACCTGTACCGATAGTTCAAGACGAATGGGATAAAAAAAACCAGGAACGCATGCTTCAACTGGAAGACAACATATCTGATGTGACTACACTCTGGGAaacattgaagaagatgagagacgaagaaagagaagtaATGGAAGAGAAAGGACTCGTTGACAAAGCAGATCAGGCGAAAGATCTTACTGAAGCAATCATTTTCCAAGGTACGTGTCAAGATATGTGTCCAATCTTTGAGAGAGCTAGAAGAAgtgttgaaaacaatgtCGTGAGGTATGAAAAAGCTAATCCAAGTGATAAAAAAGTTGATAGAGGTAAAGCCTTAAAGGTATTCGCTAGACCTGCAGCTGCAGCTGCTCCACCATTACCGTCTGATGTTAGACCTCCTCATGTGTTATTGGGAACACTGGACTACATAGTAGATGAAATCGTCCCTCTACTACCAGACTGTGAAGCCTTTCTATGGGACAGGATGAGATCAATAAGACAGGACTTTACTTACCAGAATTACTCAGGACCTGAAGCCATTGATTGTAACGAGAGAATTGTAAGGATACATTTGCTAATTTTGCACCAAATGGCAAAGACAGATATTACCTTCAGTGTTCAACAGGAACTTGAACAACTACACAAGGCGATAATTACTTTATGTGAAATATACGACGAAGTAAGAGATCAAGGAGGACAATGCCCCAACGAAGCCGAATTTAGAGCGTACGCCCTTTTGAGTAAGATAAGAGATCCCGAATATGACAAGATGGCCCAGGACTTACCCAAtgatatcttcaatgaCGAGCTAATGCAGTTAGCAATTACCTTCAGAAGAATTCTAGCGAACTCTAACCATGTGGAAAGAGGTGTTGTCGTAACGGAGAATTGCATGAATTTATACGACcgattttttcaattaatTCAATCTGATAAGGTACCCTTTCTAATGTCTTCATTTTTGCAGGTGTATCTCAACGAGATTAGATTTTATGCATTcaaatctctttctttagCGGTAACCAGAAAGGGAGGGAACTTACCATACCAATATTTTATAGAGCACTTTTTATTTCGTGATGCAAACGATTTGGAGACATTCTGCCGCTACTACTCCATAGATTTCGGTGATGGGAAGatattattgaaaagtCTCACTGGAACTTCTCATTTCCTAGCAGAAACTCAGCCAATGAGAAAGAATTGGGTTTCATGCGTGGAGCAAAAATTACAGAGAAATACCACGACTGCTCTTATAAATAATCGAAAACACAATGTTGACACAATTCCTTCTAACAAGAGGTCTCTCCTGGACAACGTATCTCAACTAGAAGAATCACAGCTAACGCAATATAACCAAAACTTTGCTGGAACATCTGGTGCTAAGGAAACCCTTCCTATATCTGCAAACCGACCCTTTAGCTTCCAAACAAGTACTTCCCTAATCACAGAAAAGAATGCTACGGCCAATGGAAACCAACCGTTTATGTTTGGTACTCCGTCACAACCTAAAACTGATGTTAAAAAAGCCCCTAACGACGTGTCATTAGAAGGTGTAAAGCTCGGGCAAGCTGCACCTTTTGGAAAGACAGACGAATTTGTAAAAAAACAGGCATTACAGCAAAAACTGGAGGAACAAAAGCAAAAGTTCAACATGCAAAAGCAGTTAGACGAAAAAGCCCGACTTCTCAATGAAAAGCAAGGCTtagaaaaacaaaatgaagaaaagcTGCGGAGACAGCTGGAATTAGAGAAAGTACAACAAGCAGctattcaaagaagaaatgaaattgtCAATGAAACCAGCAGTAACATCTTTACTACTTTAATGGAGCAACAACTAGAAAAAACCATTAAAAATgagattcaaaagagacAAGCTAACGCCCTTCATATTGAAAATCTGAGCAGGGATTTATTTCGGTCATTCATACATGAACAAATATACTTCGTATTCCTTGAAGTGAGAGCCGATATATTTAAGAAAAAGATTATTACAATGCATGtaatgaagaaatggaGATCTAAGTTCAATAAAATactgaaattgaagaaaatcaaacaacaaaaacaagaagaggCTCTAAGATTGAGTAAGGAACTTGGAGTAGGAAAAAGAGTTCATTCCCTACGCTCCactacaaaaaaaaataagtATCTGGACGCCAATTCCACTTTTGAAGCgtcttctttcattaaatCAGGCACAATGAATTACAGCACACCTTTACACTTGGAAGAAAATCATTTCACAACACCGGTaagaaacaattcaaaTGTCTGGTCTCCTttagatttgaaagaagtgTATTTTAACGAGTTGTTATCGCGGCTGCAAGGAATCTTGAAAGATAGTAAGCTTCAAAGCAAAGACATCAAATCACAAATTGACATCGTACTATATTCAAAGACCTGGGAATGTATCTCAGGCCAGTGGCTTTTAAGTAAGTTCCACCTAGCAAAGGACTCAACATACACGATAGATAGTCCGATACTAAATGCAGGCTTTATAAGACTAACCAACGATTACAAGACAGACAGCTTCAACAATGTCAATTTAGTATTATTCAATTCGGGTGTCACTGATTCCGACatatttgatttggatatGAAACTACAAAAAGATGGAGAGAGGTTGATTGAGGTAATATGTGGAGTTGCATTCAATACCAATTACAAGTTCAAGCTAATCATAATATACTGGGAATCCATCGAAAACCCCAAAAGTACAACGGAAATCAAACAACTTCTAAAAGTTCACAAAATCTTGAAACGTTTCGGAGATATCATGTATGGCATTGAAGTTGTTAAAATTGTCGGATCTAATCCTGAAGCCCTAGTTGCAAACGGTTTAGCTAATGCCGCGCACGACTTCCAATTTGAGCTAACCGATCGTGGATTATACAACGAAACAAGAAAACGTCGCAGTTTACTCGGCGTTGGAATGGACACAGTTCGAGAACCATCTGCTGACATCGATGAAAAGATGCAATTGATGTTACAACAAGACAAAGACAAGAGTATCAGTAgcatcaaagaaaagtcTGCATATGCCTACTTGAAAAACCATGCCATGGCTTCTCCAAGAGCGAGATACAAGAAACTGCCAGTATTGCTATCTGAATCGCATAAACCAAAATATAAGACACCGATTCCTTTAGCAAACAGTCGTCATAGCTCTATCACCTCTGCTGATGTGTCTAATCCCTCACAtttggtgaagaagatcaaaccCTCCAGAACTCAAATACCACCACACAATACGTCGGGAAATTTCGGTACACCAAGCCAACCACGAAGCTTACTTAATCATACAGCGGTTCTCACCACTCCGCACCTAGCAGGAATAGGTTCTCACAATGCATCTGCCAGTTCAAACGTTGCTAACATTTCTGTTCATTCAGATTTCACCACACCGTCCGCAACTTCAGCTCCACCAAAGCCAATGGCAAGATCATTCTCCATTTCGGAACATCCTACTCAACCAGACCACACTAAATCAAAGAGAATGCCAAGATCTGTTCCCGGTGATATCCCACCAAGCATTAAGGAACTTCAAAACCTTATCGCAAGCGTTAAAAGGAACCTTCAAGACCATCAATAA